In a genomic window of Piliocolobus tephrosceles isolate RC106 chromosome 1, ASM277652v3, whole genome shotgun sequence:
- the LOC111533011 gene encoding prefoldin subunit 3, which produces MAAAKDSCGKGEMATGNGRRLHLGIPEAVFVEDVDSFMKQPGNETADTVLKKLDEQYQKYKFMELNLAQKKRRLKGQIPEIKQTLEILKYMQKKKESTNSMETRFLLADNLYCKASVPPTDKVCLWLGANVMLEYDIDEAQALLEKNLSTATKNLDSLEEDLDFLRDQFTTTEVNMARVYNWDVKRRNKDDSTKNKA; this is translated from the coding sequence ATGGCGGCCGCTAAGGACAGTTGTGGCAAAGGAGAAATGGCCACAGGGAATGGGCGGCGGCTCCACCTGGGGATTCCTGAGGCCGTGTTTGTGGAAGATGTAGATTCCTTCATGAAACAGCCTGGGAATGAGACTGCAGATACAGTATTAAAGAAGCTGGATGAACAGTACCAGAAGTATAAGTTTATGGAACTCAACCTTgctcaaaagaaaagaaggctaAAAGGTCAGATTCCTGAAATTAAACAGACTTTGGAAATTCTAAAATacatgcagaagaaaaaagagtCCACCAACTCAATGGAGACCAGATTCTTACTGGCAGATAACTTGTATTGCAAAGCTTCAGTTCCTCCTACTGATAAAGTGTGTCTGTGGTTGGGGGCTAATGTAATGCTTGAATATGATATTGATGAAGCTCAGGCATTGTTGGAAAAGAATTTATCGACTGCCACAAAGAATCTTGATTCCCTTGAGGAAGACCTTGACTTTCTTCGAGATCAATTTACTACCACAGAAGTCAATATGGCCAGGGTTTATAATTGGgatgtaaaaagaagaaacaaggatGATTCGACCAAGAATAAAGCATAA